GCCGCGAGAAGGCGGCGGCGGGACGGGCGTGGAGGCCGTGGGGGATGAGCAGGCGCACCCGCTGCTCCGCCGTCTCGGTGCTCACCGGGGCCTGGAGGGCCGCCGGCGCCTGGCCCGCGATCGACAGGAGCGGCTCGCCGACCGCCACCGTACGGTCCTGGACCCGGTCGGTGACCGTGTAGCCCTCACCGTTGACCACCACCATGCTGGTCACGAGGCTGCGTGCCTTGCGGGCCAGCAGATCCAGATCGAAGGAGATCAGCAGATCCCCCGTCCGCACGCTCTGGCCCTCGCGGACGCGGACCGTGAAGCCCTCGCCCTTCAGGTCCACCGTGTCGACGCCGATATGAAGGAGGATCTCCGCGCCGCTGTCCGAGCGGAGCGTGCAGGCATGGCGGGACGCATGCACCGACACGATGACGCCATCGCAGGGCGCCCGCAGCTCGGGCGACGTCGGGTCCACCGCGATGCCGTCCCCCACCATCCGCTGGGCGAAGGCGGGATCCGGTACTTCCTCCAGTCCAGTCGCCCAACCGGCGATGGGTGAGACGAGCTTCAGCGTGGCCATCAGCCGTTCCTCCGTTTGGGTTCGATCGACGAGAGCGCGGTACGCAGGTTCCCACCGGCGCGGTTCAGGGCGGCGTCGGCCTCCTCGGTGGAGAGGCCGGCCAGGCCGAGTACCGCGTGGGGGATGTCGCCATGGCGGGCGAGGGCGTCGGCGGCGGCGTCCTCCCCGACCTGGGCGATGCGGGAGATGATGGTGGTGCAGCGCTGACGCAGCTTCGCGTTCTCCGGCCGCACGTGGCACATCAGGTTGTCGTAGACGAGCCCGAGGCCCACCATGGTGGCCGTCGAGAAGAGGTTGAGGACCACCTTCTGCGACGTGCCGGCGCCCAGCCGGGTGGAGCCGGCGATGACCTCCGCGCCCGTGTTCACCACCACCGCGTGCTCGGCGGCGCGCACCAGCGGCGACTCCGCCAGGTTGGCGACGGCCACCGTCAGGGCGCCGTGCCGCCGCGCCTCGTCCACGATGCTCACCGTGAAGGCGCTGCCTCCACTGGCGGAGACGCCGAGCACCACATCGGAGGGGCCCAGCCGGGTGTCGCGGGCGCGGGTGCGTCCCGCCCCCTCGTCATCCTCGGCGCCACCATCGATACCGCGCACCAGGTCCAGACCCCCGGCCAGCAGGATGGAGAGGCGGCCCGTGGGCCAGCCGAAGGTCGGCCCCAGCTCGAGCGCATCCAGGGCCGCGAGCATGCCCGAGGAGCCGGCGCCCGCGTAGACCAGTCGGCCACCACTGGAGGACAGCCGCGCGACCGCTGCGTCCACGGCGCGCCCGAGCACGGGCAACGCCGGCAGACACGCCGCCGCCGCGCGCGATTGACTGCTCCACAGCGCCTCCAGGACCTCCCCGGTCCCCCAGGTATCCAGCCCCTGGAACCGCCGTGCAGTCCCCTCCGTGTCCTTCGCCATGCGGCCCTCCCCTCGGGACCCACTGGTATTAGATTGGACTGGCGCAAGATACCAGTTTGCTTGTCGCTTTCAACGAATTTTTCGCGTGCATTCTGGCAAGACGGGGAATTCCCATTTGACACACCGCGAAAAACCAGTGATTCCGAGGACTTATTCAGTAGTTCTTACACTGTGAGACGCGTTTTTGCTTGCGCCGTGGTTCTAGATTGGTATCATGGTAGTAGATTGGTATCACAGTGGTCTTGTGAGACCGGAGGCGTCATGTCCATCCACGCGAGCGGAGTCGATGCTCTCGACAAGCAGGCGCTGTCGAGTGATCTGCCGCTGCCGCTCTACCTTCAGCTGGCCCGGTATCTGAGGGGGCTGATCTCCAGCGGAAAGTTCGGCCATCGCGACGCGCTGCCGAGCGAGCGCGAGCTGGCGGAGCGGTTCGAGGTGTCCCGGGTCACGGTGCGCAAGGCCCTCAAGGAGTTGCTGGACGAGGGGTTGTTGCAGCAGCGCCAGGGCGCGGGCACCTTCGTGAACCGGGGCCCCTATGTGGAGCAGCGCCTGTCCACGCTGACCAGCTTCTCCGAGGACATGGGCTCGCGCGGGCTGTCCGCGGGTTCCCTGTGGCTGCACCGGATGGTCTCGGTGGCGACTCCCGAGGAGACGCTGGCGCTCGGCATCAGCCCGGGGACCACGGTCAGCCGGCTGCAACGTCTGCGCACGGCCAATGACACGCCCATGGCGCTGGAATTGGCGGTGATCCCCACCCGTTTCCTGCCGGATCCGAACGAGGTGCAGGGCTCGCTCTACGACACGCTGCGGCGCCGGGGCTACACGCCCCACCGCGCCCTGCAGCGCCTGGCGGCGGTCAAGCTGACGGCCGAGCCCGCCGAACAGCTCGGGGTGCCGGAAGGCGCGGCGGCTCTCTATATCGAGCGTCGCACCCTGCTCGAGGACGGGACCCCCCTGGAGTTCGTCCGCTCTCATTACCGCGGCGATGCCTACGACTTCATCGTTGAACTGAACCTGGCCGGCCCGACCGGTCCACAGAGGTGAGCTCATGAACCCTGGCACCCATCCCGCTCCCGCCGCTCCTGGTCCCGCTGCTCCCGTTCCCGCCATGGCGCGCGAGGCGGCCCAGTCGGCGGACGTCGCCCGCCGGCAGATCCAGCAGTGCGCTGGTACCTTCGCCGAGCTCGGTGAGCGGCTGCGCCAGCGGCCTCCGCGCTTCGTCGTCACCTGCGCGCGCGGCAGCTCCGACCATGCGTCCAGCTACGGCAAGTACCTGATCGAGACCACCCTGGGGCGCGCCGTGGCCTCGGTGGGTCCCAGCATCGCGTCCGTCTACAACACCCGGAGCCTGGACCTGCGGGACTCGCTCTTCATCGCCGTGTCGCAGTCCGGCCGCAGCCCGGACCTGCTGCGGTTGACGGAGGCGGCCCGCGCTGGTGGCGCCCTGGTCGTCGGCTTCGTCAACAACGAGGACTCTCCGCTCAAGGCCCTGTGCGACATCGGCTTCCCGCTGTGTGCCGGCCCGGAGCAGAGCGTCGCCGCCACGAAGTCCTACATCCTCTCCGGCCTCGCGTTCCTGCAGCTGGTGGCGCACTGGTCGGAGGATGCGGCGCTGCATGGCGCGATCGCGCGGCTGCCCTCGGCCCTGGAGGCGGCGCGTGAGCTGGACTGGTGGCCGGCGCTCTCGCGGCTCACCGAGGCGCGCAACCTGTTCGTGCTCGGACGTGGGAGCGGCCTGGGCGTGGCCCAGGAGATGGCGCTGAAGTTCAAGGAGCTGTGCCGGCTGCACGCCGAGGCCTTCAGCTCCGCCGAGGTGAGTCACGGTCCGCTGTCCCTGATCCGCCCTGGCTTCCCCGTGCTGGCGCTGGGGCAGGAGGACAACTCGGCCGAGAGCACCCGGAGCATCGTGCGCCGGATGGTGGAGCTGGGCGCGGACGTGCACTCGGTGCTGGACGTACCGGGAACCAAACCGCTGCCGTCGGTCCCTGGCGTGCCGAGCGCCATCGCGCCCCTGTGCCAGATCCAGAGCTTCTACATGGCGGTGCATCGGTTGGCGGCGGCGCTCGAGCTGGATCCCGACGCGCCCGTGCACCTCCGCAAGGTGACGGAGACAGTGTGATGAGACGAGTCCTGAGAGGGGCGAGACTCTTCGACGGCGAGCGCATGCTCGACGGCCACGCGGTGGTGCTCGAGGACGGGCGTATCTCCGCCGTGGTCCCCGCCTCGTCCGTGCCGGCCGGTGCCCAGGAGCAGCGGCTGCCCGAGGATTCTCTGCTGGTGCCGGGCTTCATCGACGCTCAGGTCAACGGGGCCGGGGGCGTGCTCTTCAACGAGACGCCCACGGCCGAGGCGGCGCTCGCCATCGCGGCGGCCGTGCGGCGCTCCGGCACGACGGGGTTGCTGCCCACCTTCATCACCGATGACCAGGCCCCGATGCGCCGGGCCTGCGATGCCGTGCTCGAGGTCCTGTCCCGGCCCGCCAGTGGTGTTCTTGGTATCCACCTGGAAGGCCCCTTCATCAGTGGCGAGCGGCCCGGGGTGCACGATCCCCGCTTCATCCGCGAGCCCGATGCCGGGGACGTCGAGTTCCTCACGGCCCTGCCGGAGCGGCTGGCCAGCAAGAAGGGCCGCCTGTTGTTGACGCTGGCGCCAGAGCGGGTCGACGACGCCTTCATCGCGCGGCTGGCCTCGGCGGGCGCGGTGCTCTCGGCGGGCCACACGGCGGCCTCCTATGAACGGACGGGCGAGGCGCTGGCGGCGGGCGTGCGGGGCTTCACGCACATGTTCAACGCCATGCCTCCGGCCCAGAACCGCCAGCCGGGCGTCGGATTGGCCGCGCTCATGTCCACCGAGGCGTGGTGCGGCGTCATCGTCGATGGCATCCACGTCCATCCGGCGATGCTGCGGATGCTCTTGAAGATCAAGCCGGCCGGCAAGGTGTTCCTGGTCACCGACGCCATGCCCCCGGTGGGAACCACCGCCACCTCGTTCACGCTCTATGGCCGCACCATCCTGCGCCGTGAGGGCCGCCTGGTGACGGAGAACGGAACGTTGGCTGGAGCCGACATCGA
This is a stretch of genomic DNA from Archangium violaceum. It encodes these proteins:
- a CDS encoding N-acetylmuramic acid 6-phosphate etherase yields the protein MAKDTEGTARRFQGLDTWGTGEVLEALWSSQSRAAAACLPALPVLGRAVDAAVARLSSSGGRLVYAGAGSSGMLAALDALELGPTFGWPTGRLSILLAGGLDLVRGIDGGAEDDEGAGRTRARDTRLGPSDVVLGVSASGGSAFTVSIVDEARRHGALTVAVANLAESPLVRAAEHAVVVNTGAEVIAGSTRLGAGTSQKVVLNLFSTATMVGLGLVYDNLMCHVRPENAKLRQRCTTIISRIAQVGEDAAADALARHGDIPHAVLGLAGLSTEEADAALNRAGGNLRTALSSIEPKRRNG
- a CDS encoding GntR family transcriptional regulator, whose amino-acid sequence is MSIHASGVDALDKQALSSDLPLPLYLQLARYLRGLISSGKFGHRDALPSERELAERFEVSRVTVRKALKELLDEGLLQQRQGAGTFVNRGPYVEQRLSTLTSFSEDMGSRGLSAGSLWLHRMVSVATPEETLALGISPGTTVSRLQRLRTANDTPMALELAVIPTRFLPDPNEVQGSLYDTLRRRGYTPHRALQRLAAVKLTAEPAEQLGVPEGAAALYIERRTLLEDGTPLEFVRSHYRGDAYDFIVELNLAGPTGPQR
- a CDS encoding SIS domain-containing protein, with amino-acid sequence MNPGTHPAPAAPGPAAPVPAMAREAAQSADVARRQIQQCAGTFAELGERLRQRPPRFVVTCARGSSDHASSYGKYLIETTLGRAVASVGPSIASVYNTRSLDLRDSLFIAVSQSGRSPDLLRLTEAARAGGALVVGFVNNEDSPLKALCDIGFPLCAGPEQSVAATKSYILSGLAFLQLVAHWSEDAALHGAIARLPSALEAARELDWWPALSRLTEARNLFVLGRGSGLGVAQEMALKFKELCRLHAEAFSSAEVSHGPLSLIRPGFPVLALGQEDNSAESTRSIVRRMVELGADVHSVLDVPGTKPLPSVPGVPSAIAPLCQIQSFYMAVHRLAAALELDPDAPVHLRKVTETV
- the nagA gene encoding N-acetylglucosamine-6-phosphate deacetylase, with product MRRVLRGARLFDGERMLDGHAVVLEDGRISAVVPASSVPAGAQEQRLPEDSLLVPGFIDAQVNGAGGVLFNETPTAEAALAIAAAVRRSGTTGLLPTFITDDQAPMRRACDAVLEVLSRPASGVLGIHLEGPFISGERPGVHDPRFIREPDAGDVEFLTALPERLASKKGRLLLTLAPERVDDAFIARLASAGAVLSAGHTAASYERTGEALAAGVRGFTHMFNAMPPAQNRQPGVGLAALMSTEAWCGVIVDGIHVHPAMLRMLLKIKPAGKVFLVTDAMPPVGTTATSFTLYGRTILRREGRLVTENGTLAGADIDMAAAVRNCVQLLELPLEESLRMASLYPASYLGLDDQLGRVAPGYRADLTLLRSDLSVLATWVGGQDQWN